The DNA window AAATATTTGCTTTCATCTCTTCAATTTGCTCATCAGTAATATTTAGTCCAAGTTCTTTTTCAGCTTCTGCTAAAGCTACCCAAAGTTTTCTCCATGTTGAAAATTTCTTATCTGGTGAAAAATTTTCTAACATCTCCTTTGAGCTATATCTTTCTGCTAAAGGGTTTGAATAAATATTTGTTTCCATCTTTTACCTTCCTTTTTTTCATTGGTTATTTTATTAATGTTTTGTGATTAATTTATGTATTATTTTTAAATTTTTCTCATCATTATAATAGCAGCTTCTTTTGTATCAGGATAGTAATTCTTTCTCTTTCCTATCTCTTCAAATAAAAGTTTTTTATAAAACTCTCTAGCTACATTATTATTTTCTCTTACTTCTAAAAAAATATCTTTTTTCAGTTTCAAGCTCTCTTCAATTAATAAAGTTCCAATCCCTTTTCTTTTAAATTCTGGTATTGTTCCAATTTTCATAATTTCTAAAGCTTCACTATTATCAAATAAAATTATATATCCAACTTCTATTTCATTATCTAAAACTACTATAGTTATATATCTCTCTTTATCTATCAATATTTCTTCTAATTGTTCTAATGTGTATGCACTATTCGGAAAACATTTTTTCTCTAGCTCAAATAATTTACTAGCTATTATATTATAATTTAATTCCATTTTTCCTCCATTATTTCAATAATGAGATTCTATTTAATGGCCAAAATCTAATAAAAGCTTTTCCTTTTATTCTACTTTCTTTTACAAATCCCCACATTCTTGAATCATAACTACCATTTGTATTATCTCCTAGAGCTAAATAATAATCTTCATCAGCTATTACTGTCACTTTTTCTCCAGATAAGATTTTATTAATATACTCTTCTTCATGTATTATATCTAAAACCATTCCTGTTCTCTGACCATTTACTCTAAATTCCAAATCTGGCAATATTTGAGAAACTGCTCCTGGATTTTCTACAAGTTGTTTTTGTACCTCTGCTACATCAATAGGTTGTCCATTCCTACTCCAAGTATATTTTCCATAATCTTCTCCTGGAATTACTTCTATTGTATCTCCCTTTTTAGGAATAATCCAATAATCATCTGCTCCTAATTGTCCTAAACTTGAGTACTCTCTTAAATCAATTCTCTCATCATTTACATATAAATGGTTATTCTTAAGAGCTACCTTTTCTCCTGGTAATCCCATTATTCTCTTAGTATATAAAACTTTATTTTGAATAGGTTCTTTAAATACAATTATCTCATTTCTCTCTGGTTTTCTAAATTTATATACAACCATATTTCCAAAAAGTCTATCTTTTGGCATTATTGTAGGCTCCATAGAACCTGTTGGAACTAAAAAATTTCCTAGATATATTTTTTGAATAATTAAAACTAAAATTAAAGCTGTTCCAATACTTTCAACAAAAGCTATTACTTTTTTTAAAATAACTCCTGAATTTTTCCCTGTCCAACCTAATTTTTCAATTAAATTATCTGAAAATTTATCTCTATGATTCTTTATAAACTCTCCAATCTGTTTTTCTTTTATAAATAAAATTATAAAAACAATTGTGACAAAAATATAAAAAATTGTATTCAATATTAATCTGCTTTTATCCATATTTCACTCCACTAATTTTAATTGTTATTGTATATTTTACCATAAAATTTTAAAAATTACATTAAAAAATCTCCCACATATAAAATTATATTTTTTTAACACTTTTTTCTTGCAAAATGTTTGAAAATATAAAAAAATGAGGGATTGTTGCAAATTCCTAATTACAACAATCCCTTGTTCTTATACTAAGCCTAAAAATTGTGAAGCTGATATTATTAAACAACTAACTATCAGCATTGGTAATAAGATTTTTAAAACAAATTTTAAAAATCTATCATATGGAACTTGAAATAACTCTAAAGTTCCCATAGTACTTGCTCCTGGATAAATTCCACACATAAAGTTAATTCCTACTGTAAAAGCTGAAATTAGCATTACCTGTCCTCCAGTTGCACCTATATCTGTTCCTTGGAAAAGTGCCATTGTTACAGCTCCTAATATTGGCATAGTTATTCCTGCAACTCCACTTGTAGATTGTAAGAAAAATCCTATTCCTATATAAGCTCCTATTGTTGCTATTGAAAAAGCCCATGATGGAATTCCTTGTAATGCCATTTGAATCCAATAAACAAATGTTACAGACATTCCTTCTGTTTTACTTCCCATTAAAACAGATATTCCATTAGCTACTGAAAGAACTAATATAACTCCTAATAAATCTCTAGCTCCATTTACAAACTCTTTTACAAATTCCTCTTCTGGCATTTTATTTATAATTCCAATAAGGATAGAACCTAATAAAAATACAAAAGCAAATTCTCCAAAATACCAATCTCCAAAAGGTGTAAAATGGCTAAGTCCTGTTATATTTCCTAATACAGGAATAGAAGCAATAAAATTAATTGGGGCATTTATTACATCTTGAAAAGTTCTTCCACCATCTAATTCAATCACATACCAAGGCATATATCCAAGTACAAGTAAAATGATTATTCCAACTAAAACCATTATTGACCAAAATCTTCTTTTTGTCAATTCAGGTAATTCGTGTCCCTCTTCATTTACTCTTGTATTAACTTCTAAATCAGCAACTATAGATTTTGTTTTATCCTTTTTTACCTCATTAGCATATCTTATTACAGAGATAGCTCCAATTACATATAATACAAAGAATATTACCATTCTTAATATCATTCCACTTCCTAAAGATAGATCAGGATTCCCTATTGCACCAATTGCAGCCCCTACAGAAAATGGATTAACAACACTTGCCATGTTTCCTGCTGTAGCTCCTATAAATAAAACTGCTAATCCTGTCATAACATCATATCCTGCTAATATAAATAAAGGAACAATTACTATTGAGAAAGCTGGTATCTCTTCCCAAAATCCAAAGACACTTCCAAATACTGCAAATACAAATATCAATATTGCTATAAGAGAAGTTCCAGTATATCTTTTTAATAAACCACCAATTCCTGCATCTAAAGCTCCAACAGAGTTTATAAGTCCTAAAAATGCTCCAGCCATAAGTATCGCTATACTTACTGGTCCAGCATTTTGAAATCCTGTGATTGGTGCCATTATAATATCCCAAATTCCTGCTGGTTGAGCTCCTATACCTCTAATAATTTCACCATTACTGTCAAACATAGCATTATATATTACCTCTTGAACTCCATTTTCATTAGTTATAACTATTGATTGTGGTACAATCCAAGTTAATACAGCAGTTATTATCAAAAAGATAAATACTATTGTATATGCACTTAGCATTTTTTTATTTTTTTTCATTAAAATTATTCTCCATTTCTTTAATTCTTTATCTTACTATTTGTTAAATTTTTCAAAAGCTTTCATATAAATTTTTATAGCTTTTTTAATATCATCTAATATAATATATTCATTTGGTTGATGCTCAGTTTTTGGACTACCTGGTAATACACAACCAAAAG is part of the uncultured Fusobacterium sp. genome and encodes:
- a CDS encoding YfcC family protein, with the translated sequence MKKNKKMLSAYTIVFIFLIITAVLTWIVPQSIVITNENGVQEVIYNAMFDSNGEIIRGIGAQPAGIWDIIMAPITGFQNAGPVSIAILMAGAFLGLINSVGALDAGIGGLLKRYTGTSLIAILIFVFAVFGSVFGFWEEIPAFSIVIVPLFILAGYDVMTGLAVLFIGATAGNMASVVNPFSVGAAIGAIGNPDLSLGSGMILRMVIFFVLYVIGAISVIRYANEVKKDKTKSIVADLEVNTRVNEEGHELPELTKRRFWSIMVLVGIIILLVLGYMPWYVIELDGGRTFQDVINAPINFIASIPVLGNITGLSHFTPFGDWYFGEFAFVFLLGSILIGIINKMPEEEFVKEFVNGARDLLGVILVLSVANGISVLMGSKTEGMSVTFVYWIQMALQGIPSWAFSIATIGAYIGIGFFLQSTSGVAGITMPILGAVTMALFQGTDIGATGGQVMLISAFTVGINFMCGIYPGASTMGTLELFQVPYDRFLKFVLKILLPMLIVSCLIISASQFLGLV
- the lepB gene encoding signal peptidase I; this encodes MDKSRLILNTIFYIFVTIVFIILFIKEKQIGEFIKNHRDKFSDNLIEKLGWTGKNSGVILKKVIAFVESIGTALILVLIIQKIYLGNFLVPTGSMEPTIMPKDRLFGNMVVYKFRKPERNEIIVFKEPIQNKVLYTKRIMGLPGEKVALKNNHLYVNDERIDLREYSSLGQLGADDYWIIPKKGDTIEVIPGEDYGKYTWSRNGQPIDVAEVQKQLVENPGAVSQILPDLEFRVNGQRTGMVLDIIHEEEYINKILSGEKVTVIADEDYYLALGDNTNGSYDSRMWGFVKESRIKGKAFIRFWPLNRISLLK
- the rimI gene encoding ribosomal protein S18-alanine N-acetyltransferase yields the protein MELNYNIIASKLFELEKKCFPNSAYTLEQLEEILIDKERYITIVVLDNEIEVGYIILFDNSEALEIMKIGTIPEFKRKGIGTLLIEESLKLKKDIFLEVRENNNVAREFYKKLLFEEIGKRKNYYPDTKEAAIIMMRKI